A region of [Bacteroides] pectinophilus DNA encodes the following proteins:
- a CDS encoding vacuolar family H+-ATPase subunit H, which translates to MTSRIEQIVSELEEYVDNCKPYPFSGSKIIANKDELEEYLGELRRKLPQEITKYKNLIEKKDAILSDAREQAASILDKAQIQTDELVNEHEIMQRAYEQADQTIQAAQNQAQEIVDRAAAEANEMRSAAVAYTDQMLASLQQIIEHSVETNKEQYGSLMSKLNDTLHVVVNNRNELRGQSEPESDAQDVQQ; encoded by the coding sequence ATGACGAGCAGAATAGAACAGATTGTGTCAGAGCTCGAAGAGTATGTAGATAACTGCAAGCCTTATCCATTCTCGGGTTCTAAGATTATAGCCAACAAGGATGAACTTGAGGAGTATCTTGGTGAACTTAGAAGAAAGCTGCCTCAGGAGATTACCAAATATAAGAATCTTATAGAAAAAAAGGATGCAATTCTGTCTGATGCGAGAGAGCAGGCAGCAAGCATTCTTGACAAGGCACAGATCCAGACGGATGAGCTTGTTAATGAGCATGAGATTATGCAGCGTGCATATGAGCAGGCTGACCAGACGATACAGGCAGCCCAGAATCAGGCACAGGAGATTGTTGACCGTGCGGCAGCGGAAGCCAATGAGATGAGAAGTGCGGCAGTTGCATACACGGATCAGATGCTTGCAAGCCTCCAGCAGATAATCGAACATTCTGTTGAGACTAATAAGGAGCAGTATGGAAGCCTTATGTCTAAGCTTAATGATACTCTTCATGTTGTAGTCAACAACCGCAATGAACTCAGAGGACAGAGTGAACCTGAGTCTGATGCACAGGATGTACAGCAGTAA
- the rsmD gene encoding 16S rRNA (guanine(966)-N(2))-methyltransferase RsmD produces the protein MRVIAGTARSMPLRSIEGLETRPTQDRIKETLFNVIQADVPGAKFLDLFAGSGAIGIEALSRGAASAVFVENSKAAAACIKQNLAFTKLADNATVMECDALTAINRLAGKGVFDVIHMDPPYNHEYEKQVLAALKNSDILDEYTLIVIEASLETDFSYLESLGYMLVKQKNYKNNKHIFVNSDRNGE, from the coding sequence ATGAGAGTTATAGCGGGAACGGCACGAAGCATGCCGCTCAGATCAATAGAAGGCCTTGAGACAAGACCTACGCAGGACAGAATTAAAGAGACACTTTTTAATGTGATTCAGGCTGATGTTCCCGGCGCAAAGTTCCTTGATCTGTTTGCAGGAAGCGGTGCAATTGGAATCGAGGCCCTGAGCAGAGGCGCGGCAAGTGCTGTATTTGTTGAGAATTCAAAAGCGGCTGCAGCGTGTATAAAGCAGAATCTTGCATTCACAAAGCTGGCAGATAATGCAACTGTTATGGAATGCGATGCACTTACGGCAATCAACAGGCTTGCGGGCAAGGGTGTATTCGATGTTATACACATGGATCCGCCATATAACCATGAATACGAAAAACAGGTGCTCGCAGCACTTAAAAATAGTGATATACTTGATGAATATACACTTATAGTTATCGAAGCATCATTAGAGACAGATTTTTCATATCTTGAGTCACTGGGATATATGCTTGTTAAGCAGAAGAACTATAAGAATAATAAACATATCTTTGTAAATAGTGACAGGAACGGAGAATAA
- a CDS encoding RsmB/NOP family class I SAM-dependent RNA methyltransferase, with amino-acid sequence MNLPQKYLDTMKDMLGDEFDAYLDSFNDSRYYGLRVNTLKITPEEFLRISPFELKPIPWIENGFYFSENDKPAKHPYYYAGLYYIQEPSAMTPANVLPVNEDDAILDMCAAPGGKSTELGAKLNHTGMLVTNDISNSRAKALLKNIEVFGIPNVLVMSEDPKKLVSYYPEFFDKIMIDAPCSGEGMFRKDNKLIKSWEKNGPEFYHEIQKGVLLAASKMLKPGGIMQYSTCTFSKLEDEESIRYILNECPELKLIDVKPYEGFSHGYEDDGQERDMQMSKTVRIWPHRMAGEGHFVALIKKDGSDGASVIPSSPSRGLKIPKELQEFLDEITYPVDTADISIRDERVFILPKQAGNTAGLRVMRTGLLLGEIKKNRFEPSQALAMVLRKDQYVSAVDLKSDDENVIRYLKGETIQIDPESCGVVRQSGWQLVCVDGYPLGWGKLANGTLKNKYLAGWRMM; translated from the coding sequence ATGAATTTACCACAGAAGTATTTGGATACAATGAAGGATATGCTTGGTGATGAGTTTGACGCATATCTTGACAGCTTTAATGACAGCAGATATTATGGACTGCGCGTTAATACGCTCAAGATAACTCCTGAGGAGTTTCTCAGGATTTCACCTTTTGAATTAAAGCCGATTCCATGGATAGAGAATGGATTTTATTTCAGTGAGAATGATAAGCCGGCCAAACATCCGTATTACTATGCCGGACTTTACTATATACAGGAGCCGAGTGCAATGACACCGGCTAATGTTCTGCCGGTTAATGAAGATGATGCTATACTTGATATGTGTGCCGCGCCGGGAGGCAAATCAACAGAGCTTGGAGCAAAGCTTAACCACACAGGAATGCTTGTCACTAACGATATAAGCAACTCAAGAGCCAAAGCACTTCTTAAGAATATTGAGGTGTTTGGAATTCCCAATGTGCTTGTTATGAGTGAAGACCCGAAGAAACTGGTATCATATTATCCGGAGTTCTTTGATAAGATTATGATCGATGCTCCGTGTTCGGGTGAGGGAATGTTCCGTAAGGACAATAAGCTTATAAAAAGCTGGGAGAAAAACGGACCGGAATTCTATCATGAGATTCAGAAGGGAGTGCTTCTGGCTGCGTCAAAGATGCTTAAGCCGGGCGGAATAATGCAGTATTCTACCTGTACATTCTCCAAACTTGAGGATGAGGAGAGTATCAGATATATTCTCAATGAATGTCCTGAACTTAAGCTTATTGATGTTAAACCATACGAAGGATTCTCACATGGCTATGAGGATGACGGACAGGAAAGAGACATGCAGATGTCTAAGACTGTACGTATATGGCCGCACAGAATGGCGGGTGAAGGGCATTTTGTCGCATTGATAAAGAAGGATGGTTCGGATGGTGCATCGGTTATTCCTTCATCACCTTCACGCGGATTGAAGATTCCAAAAGAACTTCAGGAATTCCTTGATGAGATAACATATCCTGTAGATACAGCAGATATCAGTATAAGGGATGAGAGGGTATTCATCCTTCCTAAACAGGCCGGCAATACGGCAGGCTTAAGAGTTATGAGGACGGGACTTCTTCTCGGAGAGATTAAGAAAAACCGCTTTGAGCCAAGCCAGGCACTTGCAATGGTACTCAGAAAAGATCAGTATGTATCAGCGGTTGACCTTAAGTCTGACGATGAGAATGTAATCAGATACCTTAAGGGTGAGACTATACAGATAGACCCCGAAAGCTGCGGCGTAGTAAGACAGAGCGGATGGCAGCTTGTGTGTGTTGACGGGTATCCGCTCGGATGGGGAAAACTCGCCAATGGTACACTCAAGAACAAGTACCTTGCAGGCTGGAGAATGATGTAG
- a CDS encoding M23 family metallopeptidase, whose amino-acid sequence MEYIKKIRTLRALTTILLVMAVMVSIIRYICVYDLSYIPADIVGADNNEFRKMDFGEGSIEVIVRLADEWNIKAGEIAAALMLMNHYSVTAQDASLAAKGDVKLFIRRMYRFCPEEFDGMASYYDALIEDSENAFFPVPLSTDSHKKWISYVNSWGNERKYGGRRTHEGTDLMSIDNIRGRMPVIAATEGTVTNIGWLEKGGFRIGVMSDNGVYYYYAHLDSYAQGIEKGSRVNPGTLLGMMGDTGYSAVEGTKGKFPVHLHYGMYIYNNGEEIGINPYSFLRYYEKSVPRYDY is encoded by the coding sequence ATGGAATATATTAAAAAAATAAGAACCCTTCGTGCACTTACAACGATATTGCTTGTAATGGCTGTCATGGTCAGCATTATCCGGTATATATGTGTATATGACCTGTCATATATTCCGGCTGATATAGTAGGAGCTGATAATAATGAGTTCAGAAAAATGGATTTTGGCGAGGGCAGCATAGAAGTTATAGTGAGGCTTGCAGATGAGTGGAATATTAAGGCGGGAGAGATAGCGGCTGCACTGATGCTGATGAATCATTACTCGGTTACGGCACAGGATGCCTCTCTGGCAGCAAAGGGAGATGTAAAGTTGTTCATTCGCAGAATGTACCGTTTCTGCCCGGAGGAATTTGACGGCATGGCATCATATTATGATGCACTGATTGAAGATTCGGAAAATGCATTTTTCCCTGTGCCATTATCAACCGACAGTCATAAAAAATGGATAAGTTACGTTAATTCATGGGGCAATGAACGTAAATACGGAGGCAGGAGGACACATGAAGGAACAGACTTAATGTCGATTGACAATATAAGGGGCCGGATGCCTGTTATTGCTGCAACAGAGGGGACGGTTACCAATATCGGATGGCTTGAAAAAGGCGGATTCAGAATTGGAGTCATGTCAGATAACGGAGTATACTATTACTACGCACACCTGGATTCTTATGCACAGGGAATAGAAAAAGGAAGCCGTGTGAATCCGGGAACTCTTCTCGGTATGATGGGAGATACCGGATACAGTGCCGTAGAGGGTACAAAAGGCAAATTTCCCGTGCATCTGCATTATGGAATGTATATCTATAATAATGGCGAAGAGATAGGAATTAATCCATACAGTTTTCTCCGCTATTATGAAAAGAGCGTTCCGCGTTACGATTATTAG
- the coaD gene encoding pantetheine-phosphate adenylyltransferase, whose amino-acid sequence MKKAIYPGSFDPVTLGHLDVIERSAKMVDHLIVGVLNNNTKSPLFSVDERVNMLNEVTSHLPNVEVVSFRGLLVDFMEKNGIDVTIRGLRAITDFEYELQMAQTNHAVYPDMDTIFLTTNLKYAYLSSSIVKEVAMYGGDIHKFVPECVIPRIYEKYGITK is encoded by the coding sequence GTGAAAAAAGCAATCTATCCGGGGAGCTTTGACCCCGTAACGCTGGGACACCTTGATGTTATCGAAAGGTCAGCCAAGATGGTCGATCATCTGATAGTCGGTGTGCTTAACAATAATACCAAATCGCCATTGTTTTCTGTAGATGAACGTGTTAATATGTTAAATGAAGTCACGAGCCATCTTCCGAATGTAGAAGTAGTAAGCTTTAGAGGACTTCTTGTTGATTTTATGGAGAAGAACGGAATAGATGTCACTATCAGGGGACTGCGTGCCATAACTGATTTTGAATACGAACTTCAGATGGCACAGACTAATCATGCAGTCTATCCGGATATGGATACTATATTTCTTACAACGAACCTTAAGTATGCATACTTAAGCTCAAGCATAGTCAAAGAAGTGGCTATGTATGGAGGAGATATTCATAAGTTTGTACCGGAATGTGTTATTCCGAGAATATACGAAAAATATGGCATTACAAAGTAA